A portion of the Musa acuminata AAA Group cultivar baxijiao chromosome BXJ1-1, Cavendish_Baxijiao_AAA, whole genome shotgun sequence genome contains these proteins:
- the LOC135673125 gene encoding probable leucine-rich repeat receptor-like protein kinase At1g68400 produces the protein MGEKKLFSSPHLARSMPLLLLLHFLVLLSSSSSSLDTLDGDLGALLEIKAACDSAGRLASWNRSDLSPCASWHGVTCAGSRVNRLVLEGLSLSGPACLPAVTRLDQLRVLSLKSNRLSGTIPNVSSLSALKLLFLSHNQLSGPIPPSVGSLVRLYRLDLGSNNLTGPVPASLNRLSRLLTLRLDSNRLSGPISGLVLPRLQDLNLSSNLLCGGVPPSLAAFPATAFAENPALCGGPLPTCRVLVGKPSRPSATTVAPVPPAAAAAADVVASSPSARPEVAPPRRPAVDASRAGMNRMAMVAIVVGDFVVLVLVSGFLFCYFWRKFAGRSPSRLHEGEKIVYSSSPYAAQGSAAGAPAGSGFERGKMVFFEGTKRFLLEDLLRASAEMLGKGGYGTAYRAVLDDGTVVAVKRLREVLVGGKREFESHMEILGRLRHPNLVPFKAYYYARDEKLLVYDYMANGSLFFLLHGNRGPGRTPLDWTIRMRIAMGAARGLAFIHQASRSPKLTHGNIKSTNILLDKECNARLADAGLALLCPAAAVAGRAGGYRAPEAPGDGRRPWASQRADVYAFGVVLLELLTGKPAADGGVGGEAAADLPRWVQSVVREEWTAEVFDLELMRYKGIEEEMVAMLRIAMSCTALAPDQRPKIGSVVKMIEDIRGGGGDLSPSHDSFDSDSTSVSDTA, from the exons ATGGGGGAGAAGAAGCTGTTTTCCTCGCCGCATTTGGCTCGATCTATGCCGCTGCTGTTACTGCTGCATTTTCTTGTGCTactgtcttcttcctcttcttctttggacACTTTGGACGGAGACTTGGGTGCCTTATTGGAGATCAAGGCCGCGTGCGACTCGGCCGGGAGGCTGGCGAGCTGGAACCGGTCCGACCTGTCGCCGTGCGCGTCCTGGCATGGGGTCACCTGCGCCGGCAGCCGCGTCAACCGGCTCGTCCTTGAGGGCCTCTCCCTCTCCGGCCCGGCCTGCCTCCCGGCCGTGACGCGGCTCGACCAGCTCCGGGTACTCAGCCTTAAGTCGAACCGCCTCTCCGGCACCATCCCGAACGTCTCCTCGCTCTCTGCGCTCAAGCTTCTGTTTCTCTCCCACAACCAGCTCTCCGGTCCCATCCCGCCGTCGGTCGGCTCGCTGGTCCGCCTCTACCGGCTCGATCTCGGCTCCAACAACCTCACTGGTCCGGTCCCGGCCTCGCTTAACCGGCTATCCCGCCTGCTCACCCTCCGGCTCGACTCGAACCGGCTATCTGGTCCCATCTCCGGTCTCGTCCTCCCACGCCTCCAGGACCTCAACCTGTCGTCAAATCTGCTCTGCGGCGGCGTTCCTCCCTCGCTCGCCGCCTTCCCCGCTACCGCATTCGCGGAGAACCCGGCCCTTTGCGGCGGGCCCCTCCCCACCTGCCGCGTCCTCGTAGGCAAACCCAGCCGTCCCTCGGCGACCACTGTGGCCCCGGTTCctcctgctgctgccgccgccgccgatgTCGTGGCATCTTCTCCGTCCGCCCGGCCTGAGGTCGCCCCTCCGAGACGCCCCGCCGTCGACGCCAGCCGTGCGGGGATGAACCGAATGGCCATGGTGGCCATCGTCGTGGGCGACTTTGTCGTGCTCGTCCTCGTCTCcggcttcctcttctgctacttCTGGCGCAAGTTCGCCGGGAGGAGCCCGTCCCGCCTTCACGAGGGGGAAAAGATAGTCTACTCCTCCAGCCCTTACGCCGCTCAGGGCAGCGCCGCGGGTGCTCCGGCTGGGAGCGGATTCGAGAGGGGGAAGATGGTCTTCTTCGAGGGCACGAAGCGGTTCCTGTTGGAGGACCTCCTGCGGGCCTCAGCCGAGATGTTGGGGAAGGGCGGCTACGGGACGGCCTACAGGGCGGTGCTCGACGACGGCACCGTCGTCGCCGTGAAGCGCCTCCGCGAAGTCCTCGTGGGGGGCAAGCGCGAGTTCGAGAGCCATATGGAGATCCTTGGGCGCTTGCGGCACCCCAACCTCGTTCCGTTCAAAGCCTATTACTACGCTCGGGATGAGAAGCTTCTCGTCTACGATTACATGGCCAACGGCAGCCTGTTCTTCCTTCTCCACG GGAATCGAGGGCCTGGGAGGACGCCACTGGATTGGACGATTAGAATGCGGATCGCAATGGGGGCAGCGAGGGGATTGGCTTTCATCCACCAGGCGAGCCGGTCGCCGAAACTGACGCACGGAAACATCAAGTCCACGAACATCCTACTTGACAAGGAGTGTAATGCGAGGCTCGCTGACGCCGGGCTGGCCCTCCTGTGCCCTGCGGCGGCTGTAGCCGGTAGGGCCGGCGGGTACCGGGCCCCCGAGGCGCCGGGCGACGGGCGGCGCCCGTGGGCGTCCCAGCGGGCGGACGTGTACGCCTTCGGGGTGGTGCTTCTGGAGCTTCTGACGGGGAAGCCGGCGGCGGATGGCGGGGTCGGCGGCGAGGCGGCTGCGGACCTACCGCGGTGGGTGCAATCTGTGGTTCGTGAGGAGTGGACGGCGGAGGTGTTCGACCTGGAGCTGATGCGGTACAAGGGGATCGAGGAGGAGATGGTGGCCATGCTCCGGATCGCGATGAGCTGCACCGCTCTGGCGCCGGACCAGCGCCCCAAGATCGGCAGCGTGGTGAAGATGATCGAAGACATccggggcggcggcggcgacctCTCGCCCTCCCACGACTCGTTCGACTCGGACTCTACTTCCGTCTCGGATACGGCCTAA